From one Chryseobacterium sp. 3008163 genomic stretch:
- a CDS encoding mechanosensitive ion channel family protein, whose amino-acid sequence MKDEIKDTKSFLQELSEQLYIYISKISPTGFEWIFHIIVKMALLAGVFMVLDLIFKIIINYVFRFFHNEEKFPVVKSIYQSRITNSVAHFVALAIIGSIHESIFVGALKQTTIFIHRSVNLGLVLILAGMLYRSLTGFRYYFTIKQDYYKVMAINAISETVKILGIFVFSIVSICVVFGIKGTTIVGSLGAITAVLVLVFRDTILGFITGIHVATSRSLKVGDWIGIPKYSIEGNILEINLLTTKITNFDKTISSIPTYDLLTTEIKNLQVMSESNTRRIKKSIFFNINSFKFLNNEEIEKLKDINLIEDYLNEKTSEINLEKEKIEHRDKIINGRQLTNIGVFRYYAQKYLENDPEIDKESPIMVRQLEITTQGLPMEVYCFANDSKWEKFEQIQADIFDHLLVASKEFDLQIMQIGLPK is encoded by the coding sequence ATGAAAGACGAAATAAAAGATACCAAAAGTTTTCTTCAGGAATTAAGCGAACAGCTTTATATTTATATATCAAAAATTTCTCCTACCGGGTTTGAATGGATTTTTCATATCATTGTAAAAATGGCTTTGTTGGCTGGTGTTTTTATGGTGTTAGATTTAATTTTTAAAATCATCATCAATTATGTTTTTCGCTTTTTTCATAATGAAGAGAAATTTCCGGTAGTAAAGTCTATTTATCAGTCAAGGATTACCAATTCTGTTGCCCATTTTGTAGCATTAGCGATTATCGGATCTATACATGAATCAATTTTCGTTGGGGCATTGAAGCAAACGACCATTTTTATTCACAGGTCTGTCAATTTAGGTTTGGTGCTTATCCTAGCGGGTATGTTATATAGGTCTTTGACGGGTTTCAGATACTATTTTACGATAAAGCAGGACTATTACAAGGTAATGGCAATCAATGCTATTTCCGAAACAGTGAAAATTCTGGGTATTTTTGTGTTTTCGATTGTTAGTATATGTGTTGTTTTCGGGATTAAAGGAACTACAATTGTAGGGAGTCTGGGAGCAATCACTGCGGTTTTGGTCTTGGTTTTCAGAGATACTATTTTAGGATTTATCACGGGGATTCACGTAGCAACTTCGCGAAGTTTGAAAGTAGGAGACTGGATCGGGATTCCAAAGTACAGCATCGAAGGAAATATTTTGGAAATCAATTTGCTGACGACGAAAATCACGAATTTTGATAAAACGATCTCCTCAATTCCTACTTACGATTTACTGACTACGGAAATCAAAAACCTTCAGGTAATGTCGGAATCTAACACGAGAAGAATTAAAAAATCTATATTTTTTAATATCAATTCATTTAAATTTTTGAATAATGAAGAGATTGAAAAATTAAAAGATATTAATCTGATTGAAGATTATTTGAATGAAAAAACTTCGGAAATTAATCTAGAAAAAGAAAAAATAGAGCACCGAGATAAAATTATCAACGGAAGACAGTTGACGAATATTGGTGTTTTTAGATATTATGCTCAGAAATATCTTGAAAACGATCCTGAAATTGATAAAGAGAGCCCGATCATGGTTCGTCAGCTTGAAATTACTACGCAAGGACTTCCTATGGAGGTGTACTGTTTTGCAAACGATTCTAAATGGGAAAAATTTGAGCAGATTCAGGCAGATATTTTTGACCATCTTTTGGTTGCTTCCAAAGAATTTGATTTGCAGATTATGCAGATAGGTCTACCGAAATAA
- a CDS encoding pyridoxine 5'-phosphate synthase — MTKLSVNINKIATIRNARGGETPSVTEAAIKIQEFGAHGITIHPRPDERHITRKDVYDLKPLVTTEFNIEGNPHRDFIDMVLEVKPEQVTLVPDADDAITSNAGWDTKKHFDFLKEIIAEFKSAGIRTSVFLDPTPELVEYAAKTGADRIELYTEAYAKDYLKNKEQAIKPYYDTAVVANEFGLGINAGHDLSLENLKYFADHIPNLLEVSIGHALVSEALYMGMENTVQAYLKRLAKW, encoded by the coding sequence ATGACTAAACTAAGCGTAAACATTAATAAAATTGCAACCATCAGAAACGCAAGAGGCGGAGAAACACCGAGCGTAACAGAAGCTGCAATAAAAATTCAGGAATTTGGTGCCCACGGAATTACCATTCATCCACGACCAGACGAAAGACATATTACAAGAAAAGATGTCTATGATTTGAAACCTTTGGTGACGACAGAGTTTAATATTGAAGGAAATCCGCATAGAGATTTTATTGATATGGTTTTGGAAGTAAAACCTGAACAAGTGACCTTAGTTCCGGATGCTGACGACGCTATCACTTCAAATGCAGGTTGGGATACAAAGAAACATTTCGATTTTTTAAAGGAAATCATCGCAGAATTTAAAAGTGCAGGAATCAGAACTTCTGTTTTCCTTGACCCAACACCTGAGTTGGTAGAATATGCAGCAAAAACCGGAGCAGACAGAATTGAATTGTACACCGAAGCTTATGCTAAAGATTATTTAAAAAACAAAGAACAGGCAATCAAACCTTATTACGATACAGCTGTTGTTGCCAATGAATTCGGGTTAGGGATCAATGCTGGACATGATTTAAGCTTAGAAAATTTAAAATATTTCGCAGACCATATCCCGAATTTATTGGAAGTTTCCATCGGTCATGCTTTAGTTTCTGAAGCCTTGTACATGGGAATGGAAAACACGGTTCAGGCTTATTTGAAAAGATTGGCAAAATGGTAA
- a CDS encoding alpha/beta fold hydrolase, producing the protein MEILHSKIFGENLSSTPLLVFHGLFGMLDNWGSFGKELGEFLPVHLIDLRNHGRSFHSEEMSHDDLANDIANYMNHYGIEKAHVLGHSLGGKAVMQFALNYSEKVEKLIVVDIAPKAYPPHHQGIIKALETVDFETVKSRSEVEAVLTQYIPEKSTIQFLAKNLYWEESGDTKKLNWRFNLKTLSEKYNQFVSNAIKFGVFEGETLFIAGEKSNYILPQDAFAIKQQFPKAQIVSVKNAAHWVQADNPVEFSEVVRNFLGLN; encoded by the coding sequence ATGGAAATTTTACACTCAAAAATATTCGGCGAAAACCTTTCGTCAACACCGCTTTTAGTATTTCATGGTTTATTTGGAATGCTTGATAATTGGGGGAGTTTCGGAAAAGAATTGGGTGAATTTTTGCCGGTTCATTTAATTGATTTACGAAATCACGGAAGAAGCTTCCATTCTGAAGAAATGTCTCATGATGATCTGGCAAATGACATTGCCAACTATATGAATCATTACGGAATTGAAAAAGCTCATGTTCTAGGGCATTCTTTAGGAGGAAAAGCTGTGATGCAGTTTGCATTAAATTATTCCGAAAAAGTTGAAAAATTAATCGTTGTAGATATTGCGCCAAAAGCTTATCCACCACATCATCAGGGGATTATAAAAGCTCTTGAAACAGTTGATTTCGAAACGGTGAAATCAAGAAGTGAGGTGGAAGCAGTTCTCACTCAGTATATTCCCGAGAAGTCTACAATTCAATTTTTAGCTAAAAACTTGTATTGGGAAGAATCAGGAGATACCAAAAAGCTTAATTGGAGGTTTAACCTGAAAACGCTTTCTGAAAAATACAATCAGTTTGTTTCAAATGCGATTAAATTTGGCGTTTTTGAAGGCGAAACATTATTTATTGCAGGTGAAAAGTCAAATTACATTTTACCGCAGGACGCATTCGCAATCAAACAGCAATTTCCAAAAGCTCAGATTGTATCCGTGAAAAATGCAGCACATTGGGTGCAGGCAGATAATCCGGTGGAATTCAGTGAAGTGGTAAGAAATTTTTTAGGTCTAAATTAA
- a CDS encoding AMP-dependent synthetase/ligase, translating into MNLAEAIISKNAEKHPYKSAVGFKKKEGWKELSWKKFSEIIYKTANALKSNGVEENDKVAIYADNSAEWLIFDLAAMSIGAITVPIYSTNNAEQAEYIIKDSQAKIILVGNQTQYDASFEIVQKENSLQTIIVSKKAVWVKKENTFYLEDFIAKSSSKLEIIKKEFDDLATIIYTSGTTGTPKGVMLTHGNFIKSFDAHFEFFKFKNFEEELSLAFLPLTHVFERCWSLLCLYGGARVYFLEDPKDIAQALIEVKPTMMCAVPRFFQKVYAGVLEKAKEGSSFKLKIFDWALEIGKQTAELKRVEKPVSFGLMLKHSVANALVFNKVKQKMGGRLWFMPCGGASVSPDVTQLFEAMGLHVTVGYGLTETTATLTAFPFTHFEHGSCGKPLPGVEIRIGENDEIQAKGNGVMKGYYQKSEETEKVFTQDGWFKTGDAGKFDENGNLFITDRIKDLMKTSNGKYIAPQQIENILTNNNYINQIVLVAEGRQFVSALIVPNFEFLEDYAKKNNFSFSNREELVQKKEIIDLYKDKIKELQHELSDYEKVKKFTLMPSEFEISSGEITPTLKVKRAVVLKKYAEIIEKMY; encoded by the coding sequence ATGAATCTTGCAGAGGCAATTATCAGTAAAAATGCTGAAAAACATCCGTATAAATCAGCTGTTGGTTTTAAAAAGAAAGAAGGATGGAAAGAATTGAGCTGGAAAAAATTCAGCGAAATTATTTATAAAACCGCAAACGCATTAAAAAGCAACGGAGTAGAAGAAAACGACAAGGTCGCCATCTATGCAGACAACTCTGCGGAATGGTTGATTTTTGATTTGGCAGCAATGTCAATCGGAGCGATTACGGTTCCCATTTATTCTACCAACAACGCCGAACAGGCAGAATATATCATCAAAGATTCTCAGGCAAAAATTATTTTGGTCGGAAATCAGACGCAGTACGATGCGTCTTTTGAAATTGTTCAAAAGGAAAACAGCCTTCAGACAATAATTGTTTCAAAAAAAGCAGTTTGGGTAAAAAAAGAAAACACTTTTTATCTTGAAGACTTTATTGCTAAATCTTCCTCAAAACTAGAGATTATCAAAAAGGAGTTTGATGATTTGGCAACAATTATTTATACATCAGGAACTACCGGAACGCCAAAAGGTGTCATGCTGACCCACGGAAATTTCATTAAATCTTTTGACGCACATTTTGAGTTTTTTAAGTTTAAAAATTTTGAAGAAGAACTTTCATTAGCATTTTTACCTTTGACTCACGTTTTCGAAAGATGTTGGAGTTTATTGTGTCTTTATGGGGGCGCACGAGTATATTTTCTTGAAGATCCAAAAGATATTGCCCAGGCATTGATCGAGGTAAAACCTACGATGATGTGCGCTGTACCAAGGTTTTTCCAGAAAGTGTATGCCGGAGTTTTAGAAAAAGCCAAAGAAGGGTCATCATTTAAATTAAAAATCTTCGATTGGGCTCTGGAAATTGGAAAGCAAACCGCAGAATTAAAGAGAGTAGAGAAACCAGTTTCTTTTGGATTGATGCTAAAACATTCAGTGGCGAATGCTTTAGTTTTCAATAAGGTGAAACAAAAAATGGGTGGAAGACTTTGGTTTATGCCTTGTGGTGGTGCTTCTGTTTCGCCTGATGTGACACAATTATTTGAAGCAATGGGACTTCATGTCACTGTTGGTTATGGTCTTACCGAAACTACTGCGACTTTGACGGCGTTTCCATTTACTCATTTCGAGCATGGAAGTTGCGGAAAACCTTTACCCGGTGTTGAAATTAGGATTGGTGAAAATGACGAAATTCAGGCAAAAGGAAATGGTGTAATGAAAGGCTATTACCAAAAATCTGAAGAGACGGAAAAAGTTTTCACACAAGATGGTTGGTTTAAAACCGGTGATGCAGGAAAGTTTGATGAAAACGGAAATCTCTTCATCACAGACCGTATCAAAGATTTAATGAAAACTTCCAACGGAAAATATATTGCGCCACAGCAGATTGAAAATATTCTGACGAATAATAATTACATCAATCAGATTGTTTTGGTTGCTGAAGGACGACAGTTTGTTTCAGCATTGATTGTCCCGAATTTTGAGTTCTTGGAAGACTATGCGAAGAAAAATAATTTTTCGTTCAGTAATCGTGAAGAATTGGTGCAAAAGAAAGAAATAATCGATTTATATAAAGACAAAATAAAAGAACTGCAGCATGAACTTTCAGACTACGAAAAGGTGAAAAAGTTCACTTTAATGCCTTCTGAATTTGAAATCAGCAGCGGAGAAATCACCCCGACGTTGAAAGTAAAAAGAGCAGTAGTTTTGAAAAAATATGCTGAGATTATTGAAAAAATGTATTAG
- a CDS encoding diphosphomevalonate/mevalonate 3,5-bisphosphate decarboxylase family protein, which translates to MMENFLGKENFNIQSTIVSESCPSNIALIKYWGKYKDQIPANPSISYTLNHCKTNTTIEFLADESFSVQTFLSGNKEVKFAEKIEKYFKNIEKYLPWILKGKYIIKTENTFPHSSGIASSASGFGAIAKCLMKLDEAFSGKNSEEDSLQKASFLARLGSGSACRSLYNGLVVWGETDVVDGSSDLFAVKYSDDEIHPVFKDFNDWVLLIHEGVKSVSSTVGHGLMNTNPYAERRFQEARENFVPMKEILKNGDMNAFIKLVEHEALTLHAMMMISNPAFILMKTGTLEVINKIWDFRRKTELPLFFTLDAGANVHLLFPNDGSEEKIKTFIKAELLQHTQKNGVVKDVMKF; encoded by the coding sequence ATTATGGAAAACTTTTTAGGAAAAGAAAATTTTAATATACAATCTACAATAGTTTCAGAAAGCTGCCCGTCAAATATTGCCTTAATTAAATATTGGGGGAAATATAAAGATCAGATTCCTGCAAATCCCAGCATCAGCTATACTTTAAATCATTGTAAAACAAATACCACAATAGAATTTCTGGCTGATGAATCGTTTTCGGTTCAGACTTTTTTGTCTGGAAACAAAGAAGTGAAATTTGCTGAGAAAATCGAAAAATATTTTAAAAATATCGAGAAATATCTTCCTTGGATTTTAAAAGGAAAATATATCATCAAAACAGAAAATACATTTCCTCACAGCTCGGGAATTGCGAGTTCAGCTTCAGGTTTTGGAGCGATAGCAAAATGTCTGATGAAGTTGGATGAAGCGTTTTCAGGAAAAAATTCAGAAGAAGATTCTTTACAAAAAGCATCATTTTTGGCCAGATTAGGAAGCGGAAGTGCTTGCAGAAGTCTTTACAACGGATTGGTTGTTTGGGGTGAAACTGATGTGGTTGATGGTAGTTCAGATTTGTTTGCGGTAAAATATTCTGATGATGAAATTCATCCAGTTTTCAAAGATTTTAATGACTGGGTTTTACTGATTCATGAAGGCGTAAAAAGTGTTTCTTCGACCGTCGGTCACGGTTTGATGAATACTAATCCTTACGCTGAAAGGAGATTTCAGGAAGCAAGAGAAAATTTTGTTCCGATGAAAGAAATTCTGAAAAATGGTGACATGAATGCTTTCATTAAATTGGTTGAGCACGAAGCCTTAACGCTTCACGCAATGATGATGATAAGCAATCCTGCTTTTATTTTGATGAAAACCGGAACTTTAGAAGTCATTAATAAAATCTGGGATTTCAGGAGAAAAACAGAATTGCCATTATTCTTTACTTTGGATGCTGGAGCGAATGTTCATCTTTTATTTCCAAATGATGGCTCAGAAGAAAAAATAAAAACTTTTATTAAAGCTGAATTGCTGCAGCACACTCAGAAAAATGGGGTGGTGAAAGATGTGATGAAGTTTTAA
- a CDS encoding endonuclease/exonuclease/phosphatase family protein — MWETYLILSALLLILTVLPKIPSPHWIFRFPDFGKIQITYFTIVTFSLGFIIEKTEYFWYVQGLLLAMIIYHGFTLIKYTKFYKVKRHQQTKNSSKKHHFISANVYQFNKDYHKFIDLIKKHQPDVFLTMESNGDWENALKVLEKDYPYHHKVTLENTYGMHFYSKLKVDDAKTHYFVADDIPSIEAHLKTEDGFEFVFFGVHPPPPSPTEEETSKERDGDLLSVAKRVKDFTKPVIVVGDFNNVAWSKSSILFRKTSHLIDPREGHAFVSTFHAKSRLLRFPIDLMFHSEDIFIKDLKTLENFGSDHLPVYCEFFIDHHNDDQEERVEQADSEEIAEAEEIIEEGKKEDGERDAVVTED; from the coding sequence ATGTGGGAAACTTACCTTATTTTAAGTGCTTTATTACTGATTTTAACGGTATTACCAAAAATTCCAAGTCCGCATTGGATTTTTCGCTTTCCCGATTTTGGTAAAATTCAGATCACTTATTTTACCATTGTTACTTTTTCTTTGGGATTCATCATCGAAAAAACCGAATATTTCTGGTACGTTCAAGGTTTGTTACTGGCCATGATTATTTATCACGGCTTTACGTTGATTAAATACACTAAGTTTTACAAGGTAAAAAGGCATCAACAAACAAAAAACTCATCTAAAAAACACCATTTTATTTCTGCAAATGTTTACCAATTTAATAAAGATTATCACAAATTTATTGATCTTATAAAAAAACATCAACCTGATGTCTTTTTAACGATGGAAAGCAACGGAGATTGGGAGAATGCTTTAAAGGTTTTGGAAAAAGACTATCCTTACCACCATAAAGTAACGCTTGAGAATACCTACGGAATGCACTTTTATTCTAAGCTTAAAGTGGATGATGCAAAAACTCATTATTTTGTAGCTGATGATATCCCAAGCATTGAAGCACATTTGAAAACTGAAGACGGTTTTGAATTTGTCTTTTTTGGTGTACATCCGCCACCTCCAAGTCCGACCGAAGAAGAAACCTCAAAAGAAAGAGACGGTGATCTTTTGAGTGTTGCAAAACGTGTGAAAGACTTCACAAAGCCTGTGATAGTAGTTGGAGATTTTAATAATGTAGCGTGGTCAAAATCATCTATCCTTTTCAGAAAAACAAGTCACTTAATTGACCCGAGAGAGGGTCATGCTTTTGTATCTACATTTCATGCAAAATCTCGTTTATTAAGATTTCCGATTGATCTGATGTTCCACAGTGAAGATATTTTCATTAAAGATTTAAAAACATTGGAAAACTTTGGTTCAGATCATCTTCCTGTATATTGTGAATTTTTCATCGACCATCATAATGATGATCAGGAAGAGCGTGTAGAACAGGCAGATTCTGAAGAAATCGCCGAAGCTGAGGAAATTATTGAAGAAGGAAAAAAAGAAGACGGAGAACGTGATGCAGTGGTGACTGAGGATTGA
- a CDS encoding Crp/Fnr family transcriptional regulator: protein MILSYIQSFKIFSDKEIEDFAQLIETRKLLKNEYFVQENDSCKEIAFVQNGIFRTFYTTADGKDITYCFRFPNEFVASYSSFISGKPSKETIQAIADADIFVLNKDKVEALFHENPKWILFLKIIAEQEYMELEERYFQLQRNNASQRYEKLLKNQPNFIQQIPLQYLATYLGITQRHLSRLRKDISF from the coding sequence ATGATTCTCAGTTACATTCAAAGTTTTAAAATATTTTCAGACAAAGAAATTGAAGATTTTGCCCAACTGATTGAGACCCGAAAACTGTTGAAAAATGAATATTTTGTACAGGAAAATGACAGCTGTAAAGAAATCGCCTTTGTTCAGAACGGAATATTCCGCACTTTTTATACAACTGCGGACGGTAAAGATATAACCTACTGTTTCAGGTTTCCCAATGAGTTTGTGGCTTCCTATTCTTCGTTTATTTCAGGAAAACCCAGCAAAGAAACTATACAGGCAATTGCAGATGCAGACATTTTTGTACTCAATAAAGATAAAGTGGAAGCTCTTTTCCACGAAAACCCAAAATGGATTCTTTTTCTGAAAATAATAGCAGAGCAGGAATATATGGAACTGGAAGAACGGTATTTTCAGCTTCAGAGAAATAATGCCTCGCAGAGATATGAGAAGCTTCTGAAGAACCAGCCGAATTTCATTCAACAGATTCCGCTTCAGTATCTGGCTACATATTTGGGAATTACCCAACGACATTTAAGCCGTCTCAGAAAAGACATTTCTTTTTAG
- a CDS encoding saccharopine dehydrogenase encodes MGSNILIVGGKGIVGKTIHRILRSRNQEYKIYIGSRKEETTEYDVMIDVNKPETFKAIVDRNIDLIILAVNDKDDHILKFAIHNGVDYIDITKPTPDLVKALAIAETTQNINSRIVFSSGWMGGLVSGLMNILSHNPENIREVKLYVYYSVKDLAGESSAHFMAENVARPFIRYQNNRQIHVRHFLNSEDFKFSFGIGKRQAYNFDVPDLYILNQIEKIPTINIKMTYDSKFITWLLGTFQKLRIFSILSLKARRVIFGSSGNGDQSVFEIVIKDDQGEKKLSLQSKKGQAELTALAAVLHAEMLLHGDFKNKIYFAHQLHDPKKLYQSLAEYEGITIETRI; translated from the coding sequence ATGGGTTCAAATATTTTAATTGTCGGAGGAAAAGGAATAGTTGGAAAAACGATACACAGGATTCTGCGCTCCAGAAATCAAGAGTATAAAATATATATCGGCAGCCGGAAAGAAGAGACTACGGAATATGATGTAATGATTGATGTCAATAAGCCTGAAACTTTCAAGGCGATCGTAGACAGAAATATTGATCTTATCATTCTTGCCGTCAATGATAAAGACGATCATATTCTCAAGTTTGCTATTCATAACGGTGTTGACTACATTGACATAACAAAACCGACACCTGATCTTGTAAAAGCTCTAGCTATAGCAGAAACTACTCAGAATATCAACAGCAGAATCGTATTCAGTTCAGGATGGATGGGAGGACTCGTCAGCGGACTTATGAATATTCTATCTCATAATCCCGAAAATATCAGGGAAGTAAAATTGTATGTATACTATTCTGTAAAGGATCTGGCAGGAGAAAGCTCTGCTCATTTTATGGCTGAGAATGTGGCCAGACCATTTATCAGGTATCAGAATAACAGGCAGATACATGTAAGACATTTTCTGAATTCTGAAGATTTTAAGTTTTCTTTCGGAATCGGAAAGCGACAGGCTTATAACTTTGATGTTCCAGATCTTTACATTTTAAATCAGATTGAAAAAATACCTACAATCAACATTAAAATGACTTATGATTCAAAATTCATCACCTGGCTTTTAGGAACATTCCAAAAATTAAGGATTTTCAGTATTTTATCATTAAAGGCACGTCGGGTCATTTTCGGTTCGAGTGGAAATGGAGACCAGTCTGTATTTGAAATTGTAATCAAAGATGATCAGGGAGAAAAAAAACTAAGTCTTCAAAGCAAAAAAGGACAGGCTGAGCTTACGGCGCTCGCGGCTGTTTTGCATGCTGAAATGCTACTTCATGGCGATTTTAAAAACAAAATATATTTTGCCCATCAACTTCATGATCCTAAAAAACTTTATCAGTCATTGGCTGAATATGAAGGTATAACTATTGAAACAAGAATATGA
- a CDS encoding NAD(P)H-dependent oxidoreductase, whose translation MKNILIINGHPNRESFNFGIMNAYREGAEKAGAMVQQIIIADLQFDPNLKYGYQKRTDLEPDLLEAWDKILWADHLVWVHPVWWGGFPAIMKGFIDRLFLPGLAFKYRENSVWWDKLLAGKTAHIITTMDQPGWYYRMFFGRPSINQLKKSILEFCGVKPVKVTIVGIIKTSDEKQRRKWMDKVRISGMKLK comes from the coding sequence ATGAAAAATATACTGATCATCAACGGTCACCCCAACCGTGAATCTTTCAATTTTGGCATTATGAATGCCTATAGAGAAGGTGCAGAAAAAGCGGGCGCAATGGTTCAACAGATTATTATTGCAGATCTTCAGTTTGATCCGAATTTAAAATATGGCTATCAGAAAAGAACAGATCTTGAACCTGACCTACTTGAAGCCTGGGACAAAATTCTTTGGGCAGACCACCTCGTATGGGTGCATCCTGTTTGGTGGGGCGGTTTTCCGGCTATAATGAAAGGATTTATAGACAGACTTTTTCTTCCCGGATTGGCTTTCAAATACCGGGAGAACTCTGTTTGGTGGGATAAACTGCTTGCAGGGAAAACAGCACATATTATAACAACAATGGATCAACCGGGATGGTATTACCGAATGTTTTTTGGTCGTCCGAGTATTAACCAGCTCAAGAAATCAATATTGGAATTTTGCGGCGTGAAGCCTGTAAAAGTGACCATTGTCGGAATTATTAAAACTTCAGACGAAAAACAACGCAGAAAGTGGATGGATAAAGTGAGAATATCAGGAATGAAACTGAAATAA
- a CDS encoding nuclear transport factor 2 family protein, protein MRKIFIVLLFLSSFCFAQKTDDDAVKQTIEKLFIGMKNADTIMIKSVFADDAILQTITKNNNVKTDKVQDFVNSISKLSKNDADEKIKFEAIHIDGSLASVFTPYEFYFKGKFSHCGANSFQLVKQNDVWKIQYLIDTRRTNCNK, encoded by the coding sequence ATGAGAAAAATCTTTATCGTTCTATTATTTTTAAGTTCGTTTTGTTTCGCCCAAAAAACTGACGATGATGCAGTTAAGCAAACCATAGAAAAGCTTTTCATAGGAATGAAAAATGCTGATACTATAATGATAAAATCTGTTTTTGCAGACGATGCAATTCTGCAAACTATTACAAAAAATAATAATGTAAAAACGGATAAAGTTCAAGATTTTGTAAATTCAATATCTAAGCTATCAAAGAATGATGCAGACGAGAAGATTAAATTTGAAGCTATTCACATTGATGGAAGTCTGGCGAGTGTTTTTACGCCTTATGAATTTTATTTCAAAGGAAAATTTTCCCACTGTGGAGCCAATAGTTTTCAGTTGGTCAAACAAAATGATGTCTGGAAAATTCAATATTTAATCGATACACGAAGAACAAACTGTAATAAATAA
- a CDS encoding VOC family protein: protein MKIHHIAIICSDYKVSKKFYTEILGLNIIREVYREERQSYKLDLAIGEHYIIELFSFPNPPQRPSRPESCGLRHLAFSVENVKEKREELIQKGLSCEEIRIDEFTGKEFFFTQDPDQLPLEFYEN, encoded by the coding sequence ATGAAAATTCATCATATTGCCATTATCTGCTCAGATTACAAAGTTTCAAAAAAGTTTTATACCGAAATTTTAGGTTTAAATATTATCCGTGAAGTGTATCGTGAGGAAAGACAATCTTACAAACTTGATTTGGCCATCGGAGAACATTATATTATTGAATTATTTTCATTTCCCAATCCACCACAACGACCTTCAAGACCGGAATCTTGTGGTTTGAGACATTTGGCTTTCTCTGTTGAGAATGTGAAGGAAAAGCGTGAAGAATTAATTCAGAAAGGATTAAGCTGTGAAGAAATCCGTATCGATGAATTTACCGGAAAAGAGTTTTTCTTTACGCAGGATCCTGATCAGCTTCCATTAGAATTTTATGAAAATTAA
- a CDS encoding DUF1634 domain-containing protein: MRKHFTDVDLNRSVGNLLRLGVILSVITSLIGFVKLFMEGFKMPRKYKLLDMGTSSEKVWSHFWETLCKGEGMAIIQLGILMLIFTPLMRIIFALIGYLKEKDYTYVIISSIVLIIMVISFITGYAH, from the coding sequence ATGAGAAAGCATTTCACTGACGTAGACTTGAACCGTTCTGTTGGAAATCTCCTTCGCCTGGGCGTTATTTTATCGGTTATTACTTCATTGATTGGTTTTGTTAAACTTTTCATGGAAGGCTTTAAAATGCCCCGAAAATACAAGCTTCTCGACATGGGAACATCTTCAGAAAAAGTCTGGAGTCATTTCTGGGAAACGCTTTGCAAAGGTGAAGGTATGGCCATTATACAATTGGGAATTCTGATGTTGATTTTCACGCCTTTGATGAGAATTATATTCGCTTTAATCGGTTATCTGAAAGAGAAAGATTACACTTATGTTATTATTTCTTCAATTGTTTTAATCATTATGGTGATCAGTTTTATTACCGGATATGCACACTGA